From Manihot esculenta cultivar AM560-2 chromosome 18, M.esculenta_v8, whole genome shotgun sequence:
gggggtaggcttcggcagccgaaaggcttgcctcacaggcaggttcggcggccgaaaatcctttcggctgccgaacctggtttctcccaaagggcagaaactcagctcttcactgcacactttcctcccaaaccttccaatcaagcatccaactctctcaaagcatgcatacacacatacatcaacacctaggggtctcaaactatcttaaagcccaactacaacacatcaaacatgcataaccaacgcacattgtccatataatcacataaaacctaacaaagctcaactaacctaaacatgcatttctaccccatagatcaacttaaagcttgcttaaaacataaaatgagttcaagatcggctcttacctcttgaagatcgagagagagacgacctaaacttggagaactaaggaaaagagctcctgagtcttccaagcctcaaaacttgctttaatgctcaaaatcttcaaaacaaagtgaaaactcatgaaaatcatgaaagatttgaagaaagggactcaaaatcggtgagggacggcggagaactcaccttggccgaaaatggggagaaaagctcgcccattcggacaaggggacccttttataggtggctggccaggccactttcgggggcctaacgtgcctccgcatgcatgccatgttcggtggccgaacatgaggttcagcggccgaacctggacttccctcacttatgccttcgagggcctaaagcactcccgaagtgcatgcatgttcggcggctgaacctgagtcttcctctcaagactattttcattcaaaacttaatttctttcttgcttaaaaccataaaatacattaaaacattttatgaaaacatggttttgcccttctagaggtttccgacatccgagattccaccggacggtaggaatcctgataccggagtctagccgggtattacaaggcgACTCTTCTTCCATGTTACTATGAGAGTCACCAACTGTATTTTCCAAGTCCACACCTCGTCATCATTGGCCATATTAACAGTGCTCTGAGCAAATGGAAAGTTTATTTCAGCAAATACAACATCTCGAGATACAAAGTACTCATGAGTGTCCAAGTCGTACAACTTCCAACCCTTCCATCCAAAAGGATACTCGACAAAGAGACACCGACAACTTCGTCTGGCAAATTTGTCTTTCTCCCTTTATAGGTTATGGGCATAACACAAGCAACTGAAAACTCGAAGGTGATTATCAAAGGGAGCTTGTTGGTAGAGAATCTCATACGGAGATTTACTATGACACACCTCGGACGGTGTTCTGTTAATTAAATATCTGGTCATTAGTACACATTCACCCTAAAAAACTATGGGCAAATTTACTTAAAAACGCAAGGCTCTTGCCACATTTAGGATATGCCGATGCTTTCTCTCCACTCAGCCATTTTGTTGAGGCGTTCCGACACAAGAGGTTTGATGCAATATTCCGAGGTTTTCAAAGTATTATTTTAAACATACAAATTCACTTCCATTATCACTCCTAACGACTTTTAAACTTTTGTTAAATTGATACTTAACCATGGCTACGAATTTCTTAAAAATGCATATCACATCACTTTTGTATTAAGCAAATAAATCCACACAGCACGCGAACGATCATCAACTATAGTCAAGAAATAACGAGCTCTACAAAAAGCAAGAACTGTATAAGGTCCTCACAAGTCACAGTCTATCAAATCAAAACACTCTGTTGCTTTATTATCACTAGGAAAGAAAACCTTTCTTGTTTATTTTGCCCGGAAACAAACTTCACAaggtttattattttgtttaacCAATCTATCAGCTTCTGAAATTAAGTCTGGCACCTTAAAAGACAGATGTCCCATTCTATTATGCCAAAGCTCAAAGGTTCCTCCACTCCTCAGCTTGCAAGCATGAACTGAAGCGATGCCTTTGAGAAAGTAAATCCCTTTTCATTGCTCACCCACTCCAATAAGAATCTTTGTATTTGGATCCTAGATAGCACATATTTTGTTAGTGAGTTGAATAactaaatttgaattattaagAAGCTGGGAGACGAAAATtagattgcatttcagattggGAACAGAAAGAACTCATCGCAATTTCAAATTCCCACCAGGCAACATAGTTCCTTCTTTGACTGTCATGGTTGTCTCTCCATTAGGCAATTCAACCGAGCATGGTGCAACGTCATGTAAGTCGTTTAGGAAAGCCTCAGTTCCTATCATATGATGGGAGTCTCCTGTGTCAGTAATCCAAGGAAGATTTCTTTGGTACTTATTAACCTCTCATTAGTATTCTGGTAAGAGTTTAACATGTCTAGCAGAGCAGTCCATTACTCATCATTGAGTTCGTTCAGCCCCTTTTAATATGCATCTGTCCTTGCTTCTTGTCCACCATCCATTACAGGTGCTTGGTTGCGTGTGCATGCACAACACCTCCTCTGTTACTTCCTCCTCTAGTCCCACGCTTTTGAGTACTACCACGCACACCTAAATTGCAGCAAGCTCGAGTACCCCACCATTCGGGATAGCCTATTAACTGAAAATAACTTTTAGTTTCATGACCCTTTCGATTGCAATGAAAGCAAGTTTTATCTTTATCTCCCCTTGAATTCCAACCATTGGTCTGAATTGCGAAACTCATAGGGGTTGCCCCGTTCTTCCTTGCTTATCGTCAGGGTTCGTACTCACTCTTGTTGAGCCACCATAGCATAAGTACGATTTAAATTAGGGAAAGGATCAGTGCTCAAGACATGGGATTGTACGGTATCATAACCTTCTTCATCCAAACCCATCAGAAACTGATGAACTCTTTCCTCTCTACGTTTTTGTTCTAGTTCAATGGTAAGATTGTATTTGTAGCCTGCACATGCATACACCGATATCTAGTCATAGTTATTAATCTCATCCCACAAGGTTTTGAGTTTATCAAAATAGAAAACAATAGATTGGCTATCATGCCTACAGTTAGCTAGGTCAAATCTCAACTGCTGCATTTATAGTCCGTTACTAATTGAGAACCTCTGCTTAATATCATCCCACATATTCTTCACCATTTTGGCGTGAGAGATAGTCGATCGAAGGTGTTGGTTCAATGGTATTGAATACCTAGGAAACCAACATGGAGTTAACTGtccaccaatctttgagttccaATGCATCGTATTTGATTGTTCGATGGATCCATCGATAAAGCCATATTTCTTTTTGGCTCTCAGTGCAGTCCGCATGGCTCTTGCCCATTTTTCGTAGTTCTCCCCTTTCGACTACACTTGGGTGATCAAATTACCTAGATTGTTATTGAAAGTTAGTGTATAAGGATTGGAAgagtttttctttgtttttgaaCTTTCCCCGCGTTCCTTTCCAGCCTCCatggctctaataccatgtgAGAAGAGACGCGCAATTTGGGAATGAAAGTTGTTTTTTTCATTGATAGGAAAATGACAATATATACACCCGATTTATCCCTATTTAGGAAAACTAACGAATACAAAACTTCCTATATAGTTTTCTTATGATATACATACTAAACTTCCTATAATGTACAagacaaagaaggaaagaaaagatatgCACAAAACAAGCCTTAAACCATATTGGAAATGACAGGCCAACATACACTAGACAGTCCGTACAAGCCGTCAAGATGCCAGACATGTCGATAGGACATGAAGAGGTCAAATACAGGTCGGATCATCAGGTCGACAGGTCACTTccaatacataatttttttcaaaattggaTGGGTAAATAGTTTATATTAGATAATACTTGACCACCTACTCATAATCGATCTATTAATACTGCGGGAATAGGTAAGCACTTGGTGGTTTTCGGCAAGGCGGGGTATGATACTGTGAAATCACAACTCGTGCAGGGGGAAGTCACAAAATGATCCTTAGATCCGACTACCACTCCAATGCAACATAATTTGGATTTGGAAAATCATAATCTAGTTGTTCCTGTGGACGAGTCTAAACAAGCAGTAGTCATGGACTATCAGGATGAATCTATCACCACGTTAGAGAACAGGCCTCTTGCCTGAGGTTGCTGGCTTCTAGATTGTGATGGTTTAATGTTTCTTGGTTGCAAATATTGTGTTGAAGGTTTTCTAGAGGTATTTCtacttttatgtttcttatgtCTGTATTGGTTTGGAATTCTCAAGAAATTGCTAGTAAACGAAGTCAGCAGTTTctattagtgtatatgccctaagcCATTAATTCAGACCTTTATGTtactcattttattattaataaagagatttttcatcattattatttgtttgcatattacataataatgatttataTCCTTGGTTCTTATTATTATAGAGATAATAATATACATGACTAGTATGCAtcttgattgataatcatgagatgattatgtgtatggTGATACAAATCAATATCATAGATACTTATTAGAGAATAAAATATTGGATAAACTCACACTGAAATCACTACATGGATTAGTGTCATTAGTGAATCTCATAATAGTTTTGAATTAATCCTtggacttgagattgtcatagtttccaacataaggactattatattTTAACATAATCAAATGCTTCTTTAATTGGATAATCATAAAatttatgattgagcatgatagaaattatgtagagaatattgaataatcaagatagaatttgtccttCTCTCTGAGAGAGCTATTttatgggcccctcgataagtcagattgagaaatgcatgactatactcaaatgaattgataatgtgatcaatgacatttgattttatcagtctacttggaGATTGAgtaatcataagtttgaacaataTGAGTATGACATTAaacatgacttatgttcaatcTAGATATCGTATGACAAAAAGATTAATCCATGTTCTATTATAAGGCTTTAATTCAACAATTGATCCTCACATTAATTGGGTAGTTATAATGTTTTACTAGAGGTCACTTATGATATGTAGACTTTAATAAAGATTGGGCCTACTACTAATTAATGTGGGCCTATCGGGTCACACACATATAATGCATTATTAGGTTGGGCATTATTAATAGACTTAATATCTATTAAtatgatattaataataatattaatatttgataataataataatattattattagataataatgtttaatataataatattaataaaccaATCTATATCAGATATGGATCGGAATATTAACCGTTTCTATTTTCATTCTAATTTGAATTGGATAAACATATCGGCATCTGTTTTTTGTTAGACCATATAACAGAAATACGTTTTTTTAAGTAAGAGAGTTGAGAACTCACGTATACTGAAGAGGAAAATAAGGAAGCAAAGAAGGCCTAGTCGTTCCAAGAGCTAGCACTCCAAACAACGAgcattcgtgtggataccaatAGAGGGTGTTTATGAGAAGCAGCACCTGAAGTCCACAGAATATTTCGAAAACTTTTAAAAGGTTAGaaatcaaatccttcttttcaaATTAAACGGATCACTTGGGTCCTGGGAGGTAATCTAGAGATTAAAAGTTTTTGTTCTGCTACATATTTTGGTTTGAAATGATCTCTAAGTTTTCTAACAATTTCTTCATAATCTTTGTTCACAGTACAAGCCTTTTCTTCTGGTTATTATGGAACCTAAGGTAAATGGGCTTTGTGTGGATCTAATTTCTGCCAATATGCATTGTAGCGATTAGGTTCGTATTGCGTCAGCTGGTATGAGTGAGAGCATTTAGCTTTTCTGAAATTCTTTTGATACTTTTGTCTTGGTCCTCAAGATGCATTCTCAATTCTTGCATGTTATAGTAATTGACCAGCTGCACATCCTATGGTTCTTTACTACTATTATGGAAGTCCAAGGGAACAGTTGAGGTTGGGTTTATACACTGCTTTAGATGAATTGACTTCTTGCATTTCTGGCCCTTGGTTGTTATTTAGGGATTTCAATGACTATACTAACCCATCAGAAAATTTCTAGTTTGGGAACTCATATCATGGCTAGATGTACTCGTTTCCAGCAGTGGATCTCTAATTTGGGTTTACTAGATTTGTCGGTGTCTAGTCCTAAATTTATATGGCATCGTGATTGTATCTTAGGGTCTTTCAAACCAGCAAGACTTGATTGTTCAATCTGTAATATTGCTTAGCGCCATTTATTCTCTTCTACTATAATTTTTCATCTAGAGAGGCTTTGCTCTGACCACTATCCTCAATTACTACAACTCTCTATGACTTCTTCGATTGGTGAGATCCTTAGATTTAGATTTTAGACATCCTGGTTGTGACATCCTATGTATCAATCTTTTATTGTGAAAAATTGGACTAATATTGTTCCATTATCTACAACTCTCAATAACCTGGCTTCTCGACTTGGGGTATGGAAATGGGAGATTTATGGATGCCTTTATCATCGTAAGTTACATATCTTGGCAAGATTAAGGGGAGTTCAAGCCACGTTAGTGCTTTCTCCTCATAATGGATTGTTGTACTTGGAGACAAAGCTTTGTGTAACTTAGAGGAGGTATTAAATCAAGAAGAAATTCTCTGGTTTCAGAAATCATGGGAATGATAGATAAGGGAGGGGAATCATAATACCTCTTTCTATCATACCTCTCCTATCATTAATGGTGCTAAGAAGAAAGTTTTCGGTTTACGAAATGAATATGGTGAATGGTGATTTGATCAAACAATTTCCTTGGATATGGCCTTTAATTTCTATAAGCAATTGTATACAGCTGGGCATGAAAATAATATAGTAATTAGACATATAATCACTTATCCTTTTCTTCTCGATAATGTCAGGGGATATGTCTTTCGACCGTTTACTGCTGAGGAAGTAAAAGAGGTAGTATTTGATACAGATCTCTATAAAGCACTCACGCCGGATGGTTTTCAAGCGTATTTTTACCAAAAATCTTGGCTTTCGATGGGCCctcatattatttaaaaaatgctTAATTTCTTTCATAATGGGGTTTTGAAGGAAAATTTGGCAGATATTCTCGTGACTTTGATCCTAAAAATTGATCATCCAGAGTCCATTACCCAATTTCACTCAATCAGCCTTCACAATGTGAGTTTCAAGGTCATTACAAAGATATTAGCGTATAGGATGCAAAAAATTCTTCCTTTCCTAATCTCTGGGAACCAAAGCAGTTTTGTACCTGGGCATCAATTACATGATAATGAAgatgttcttcaagaggtagtCCATTGTATGCATTACAAGCATACTGGTCAAGGGTGAATGATTTTGAAGATAGATTTGGAGAAAGCTTACGATTGTTTACGATGGGATTTTTTGCTACATTTTCTGCAACAAGCTAAATTTCTTGAGTCATAGTTAGATCGGATCAGTACATGCCTTCAAGCTTATTCTATGAAAGTGTTATGGAATGGATTAGTGTCTGACAGTTTCATATCAACAAGAGGGGTTCGTCAGGATGACCTTTATCCCTTGCTTTATTTGTCATCATGATGGAAAGGTTGAGTCATTGCATAAAGTGGATTGTAGAATTGGGTGGTTGGTGTCCCACTAAGATTTCTCGCAAAGGTCTAGCAGTCTCACACCTTTTCTTTGCGAATGATTTATTACTTTTTGCGAAAGCTTCTGTGGACCATGTAATTAAATAGCAGTTGAATACTTTCAGTACTGCATCAAGTGAAAATATTAATGTTAATAAGTCATCCATTTTTTTCTCAGCTAATATGGATTTTGCCTTACAATAGGATATTTGTTCTATGGCGGGCATGAATCGAACAGAGGAAATTGGTATGTACTTGGGAGTTCTAATGATTGAAGGATGCATGACTAAAGCTTTCTTCTACCCTTTATTATAGAAGGTTGACTCTCATTTGGCAGGATGGAAATCCAATATGTTGTCTTTCTTTGGTCGAGTGATTATGGCAAAATCGATTCTCTCTGCTTTGCCTAATCATTTAATACAAGCAATGTATCTTCCCAAATCAGTGTGTGAGGAATTTAACAAGAAAATTTAGGATTTCATATGGGGAGACCAATGGGCTAATAAGAGAGTTCACCTAGTTAACTGGCATCAAGTAACTCTACCGGAGGATTATGTTGGGTTGGGCATTCGTACATATAGAGAGATGAATATGGCATTTCTGGTGAAACTTGGTTAGCGTCTTCTCAAGGAAGAGGATGCCTTCTAGCCAAAGATAGTAAGGGGTAAGTAATTTGCAGGAACTGCTAGTCTAGATGCTTTTGTCAAAATCATATGCTTCTACTCTATGGAGAGGGTTGGTGGATAGTGCATATTTGCTGCGAAAAGAATGTTTTATATCGATTGGGAATGGACATCTTACGAGCTTTTGGAATGACACATGGATTGGTAATTGCCCGTTAGCCCTTCATACTATTGCAACAGTCCCGAATACTTTGATTGATTTCATAGTGGCTCATATGTGAACTGAATCAGGTTGGATTTAGCATAATTTTGCTCCTTGTCTACATGTTTAGATTTGCAAACAACTAGAAGTTGTTACTGTGGACTCGACTATGAACTCGTTTGGTCAAATAGCTTGGAAGAATACATCTATAGGATTGTTTGTTTTGTCAAAACTACATTTCTAAGGCAAAACCCTCCAATAGGAGCTGCACCTAATAAAATATGGAAACTTTTTTGGCAATTACGTATTGCCCAAAAAATCCAATCTTTTCCTTGGTTATTATTTCTAGGTAAGCTTATGACTAATGGGGAGAGCTTACTCTATGGTTTTACTGTTGATTCACGTTATTTTTTGTGTACTTGACCAATTGAGGATGTAGTTCATTTGTTTAAAGAATGTTGTAAAGCTTGTGAAGTTTGAGAAAAAGTGTTAGAATCTGATACTTTGaataaattttatgatataGATTTTGAAGAAATATTTCTCAATGCTTCAAAATTGGTACCTAGGGATGGTTTTGCAATGTGTTCTCTTTAGATCTTGAGTATTATATTGTGGTTTTTGTGGCAATGGTGCAATAAGGCTATTTTCAAGGGTATTGAGTTACAGGTTCATCGTAAGTTGCAACAGTTGAGAGCCTATATTTGCATTAATGAAGCTATTTGGACTACATCCCCTTCTTGTGATGCTGATAGGACATCGTATTGGTCAAGGTTTGTAAGCCGGGATATGTGAAATTAAATACAGATGGAGCTACTAAAGGTAATCCAAAATATGACAGTGGAGGTGAGGTATTGAGTGATAACAGAGGATTTTAGTTGGAAGGTTTTATGGTATGACTGGAAATTTATAATTCAATGCAGACTTAGCTTAATGCATTTCTTTGTGGCTTGGAATTAGGTTGGATTTATGGATATAGGAGTGTACAtcgaatttaattttgaatgaatattctaaaaaaaattttgttatttaGGTCTTTTTATCTAGTGTCGTTAGTTGCTTAATCGACCTTAGAACATTCTATTGCACTATTATTATATCGAAGGAAATAAGGTGGCAAATAAACCTGCAAATGTCGTGTATAATAATTCTTTATTGATAGAATATATACCTAATCCACCTGAATATGTTGTTGATCTCATGATTTGAAATATGATCGAGCTCTCTATACCCTGAATTGTCCCTATCTAATTGGTCTTTCATGTTTCTTGGCTTtacacttttttttataaaaaaaaaatagtttatattaattcaacggatttgatttttaaatttaaatattaattctctaatactataaaaaatttaaattttaaaattatattaactgaATAAATCAGTTATTAATATTTGTATAACTTGTAAAAATTATGAACTTGGGCAATTGTCACTAGAAATTTCTTGCTAATTATTTGATTTGTGtaaattttacattaaaaaatgTCATATTGATGATCTCAAtacaaaattttatgtattatatataatttcaacacactattttaatttttccatttaaatcaataaataaattgtaGTTAACTTTTGAGCCGTAGTGATGAAAGTTCTTCATTACACATGATCCAAacttgattaaaataaaaaaataagaggtCTAATTACTACAACAaacataatttcttttttactttgaagttcatttttaatataaagcatataattttatttaataaaagactttattaaaattttatttttatatttattatttattaaattttatatgaaattttgcattttatatatttacttaAACTTGATATTCACAAAATTTGTAGTTAAATTTGAATATGGTCTTCCCTTAATCTCAAAGCTCTAAAAGTGAAAATACTTTGAAGAAATTTATCatttatctcttaattttatcactaataattatttagtccctaaaattttaaaaattaactatttaaaccctcaaatttacttttattataaatttaaatcattttatCCATTTTGTGGTTAGTATTTTATATTGAATTGCTATTTAAtcacatatattataattactttTATCATTGCATTTACGATTATTACAattcatcaatttttttttatctctttatttcttctttcttctataAGAATCGTGATAAAAAgacagtaaattaaaaaaaaaaaaaaagagtataaATGATTTAAGATCTTGTTTGACCAGAGGcagagaatttaaaattttcaagaaatgtgaaaattatttttatttgattgacATTTTCCTTGATTTTCGATAAATGTGAAAATTATTTCTATTTGAttgatattttttctttaactttTTGAAAAAATCAATGTTTTTGCCTTGATGGCTCTACACAAATCAGTGGTAGGAGCGCTAGTCACCAATGGCGGAGCCAATAGCTTCCCTTTGGTAGGACACTACTGACTTAGCGCGACTGCACcgctgcgccgctgcggcaccttcatccctcttcaaagcatttttcagtcgccggtacggcacgtgccccgTTACCGTACCGTCCCTCCGCCCCAGCTAGTCACTATCCTCTCAAATGGTGATTCTGGAGTTTGAATGTGTCTATCTCGCTGGTTTTATTAAACCTATTGATCTTGAACGGATCCTCTTCTTTACATGTTTCATATGTATTTTAATTGTGATGAAAGATGAAGAGTAAGATCTTCTTTTAAACTCTGTGGCTTTCTCTGAAAAATTTATAGATTTGTACTGAAATTTACCTATCTTTTCTCTAATTTGTCTTATTTTTCATTTAGTTTCTTTCTTCAGTAGTGGTAACAGAGGAAGACAATACCCTTTGATGGCAGTGGTGATGAGATGGTAGTGGTGGCAGCAACATCACTTTGCTTCTATTGGATCTAAGATTTTCTTTATTGGGCTATAgactttatttttcttattgagTTTAGGCCACAAAACCTTTAGACTTATAATGAAATCAcctatcttttaaaaaaatgaaaaaattctgCGTCATTAGGCCTTGGGAGTTGGGCTGTATCTGTATGGCTGTATTTGGACGGTTCatcatgaaaataattaaaaaaaaaaaagagtgatgGGAGTTTCAAACTCGGACCGCGTAGTAAGACTTGGACGGGATAATTTTGTGGGGGTCCAAAGAAAACGCCTGTCTTTAAGATAGTTATTGGGACACTTGTTCAAATTCTAGATGTAATCCATCCTTCAATGGGGAGAGCGAGAACCAGAGCCAGAGCCAGAATTTCAGAGATTAATCCCTTTTCTAATGGCAATTACACATTTTCTAATGTGATTTCTCATCTTTGATTTATAAGGGTTCTAATTCGTTTTTAATGTTTGCTACCCAAATCAATTACAATGTGGAGGAGATTCTGGTCAAGTGGAATTTTGAAGCACACCATATCAGCGGCAGTTGTGGGTGGGAGGAACTCCCCGCAGCCGTCGCTATGGTTGAGAATGGGATGGACGCCAATCCAAAAACCTGTTGGATGCGGCGGAGGGTCAACGGAAATAGCGCTATGGAGAAAGACCGTGTTACTGCCAGCAACATCATCGCCGTCGAAGTTCTTTAATACTGATGCTGGTGATCGCAGCGATAACAGCAAGGaaggaggaggtggtggtggtggcggCGGTGGCGGTGGTAATAATGGCCCTGATAATGTGACTTGCGCGGAGGTGAAGCGATTGATGAGGCTGGTGAATGTGGAGGCATTAAAGCTGAAGTTAGGGATGGAGGGTAAGGAGGTTATCCCTTATTCTGAGCTCTTGCAGGCTTGCCAGAGCATGGGCATTGCCAGATCTCAAGATGAGGCCGTTGAGTTTGCTCGAGTCCTTGATGATGCCGGCGTTGTCCTTCTCTTCCGGGACAAGGTCTATCTTCATCCTGATAAGGTAcccttctcttctttctttcaaGGTATGCTTATTTTGCTTCGACTTCAGAGTGCAAGCTGTGGGCAAAGTTTTGGGACACATCCCCTTTTGATattcctttcatgttttccttTCATTTTCATTTGATGTTGTTGGGTATCTTTGGatactcacgggcctttttctCTATTGCTTTATTCATGTTTGTCATGGGACTTTCAATAGAGTTAAAACTAGATTATTGATTAGAATAATTACGAGATCAGTAAAGTAGAttctctcccccccccccccccccccccctttacATGGATCTTCATTAAATTTGCGTTTTTGCTTAATCTGAAATATACCCTCATAATATTACCTGATACTATATATGGCAAGGAACTTGGTATTTCGGTGAACTGAAAAAGGTTCCTACTTGAGCATCATCTGTTTCATACATGTTTTCTTCATTAATTTCAATTCATTTTGCCTGATCTTCTCACAAATGCTTCTGCCAAGTTCTCTTCTTGTCAATATCTTTCTAACGATTTCTCCTATTTTATTGAAGAATAtgcttttcttttagttttcttTGGTACCACCAATGTTCATTCACCCACTTGCTTCCTAAATCCAAACTTTGTGGACTAAGCATAGGAACAACAGTTGGTTTGAGAATAGGCCGCACTGGCTTATATTTTTCTTGGTTTTGGATAGACCCACATAATGGCTCACGGAACTGACATCAGAAAGAAGatatattctttctttttccactGGAATGGGAAAGAGGAGACAGATTGGAGAATCTTGCttcaacttttaattaattttgcctTTCCTTTTATTCCAGAA
This genomic window contains:
- the LOC110606957 gene encoding calcium uniporter protein 6, mitochondrial codes for the protein MWRRFWSSGILKHTISAAVVGGRNSPQPSLWLRMGWTPIQKPVGCGGGSTEIALWRKTVLLPATSSPSKFFNTDAGDRSDNSKEGGGGGGGGGGGGNNGPDNVTCAEVKRLMRLVNVEALKLKLGMEGKEVIPYSELLQACQSMGIARSQDEAVEFARVLDDAGVVLLFRDKVYLHPDKVVELVKRAMPLALTHEDDPVRTELKTLQERKEDIDILAHKQVRRILWCGLGLGLLQVGLFFRLTFWEFSWDVMEPIGFFATTTGLIIGYAYFLFTSRDPTYQDLMKRLFLSRQRKLFKKHKFDVERFRELQKKCRTPLDATASLKNRAGLEVELEDAIHKD